The Gemmatimonadaceae bacterium genomic interval ACCGCGTGGATCTCGGTGTTGATGGGGAAGGCCTTCGTGCGTGCAGCGTCGATCCACGACCGATTGGCGTCGACGCGCGCGTTCCCCCCTTGCGAGCGACGGATCGATTCGGCGATCCCGTACGTATCCGCCAGGAACAACGACGTCGCATCGACGGTGAGCACCCCGCTTGCCTCCCCCTCGATCGGGAACGCGGCGATGACCGAGGTCGGGAACGCCTCTCGCGCCGCGCGCTCCCCCGCCTCGCTGGCCCCAAGCGCGCGCACGCTCCAGTTGTCGCGCACGAGCACCAGGCGCTTCCCGCGCCGCTCCAGGCGCACGACCGCACTCCCGCCCGTCTGCCCGCGATCGAGCCCCAGCGCCACCACACCACCGCCAGTTGCAAGGACGGTCTGGTGCAGGAAGTCCTTCCCGATGCGATCGGGGGCAACCTCGAGCAGGACCTTGTTGCGATCCTGGTCGACGCGCACACCAATGAAAGGACGCTCCTGGGCACGCCCCGCGAACGGCACCAGCAACGTGAGGGCGAAGACCAGAACGGAAAGCACGCGGATTCGAAGCATGAAACGCATGATATTCATTCAGGGAGCTCGTGATTCAGGAAACCACCAACCGGTCGATACACCAAGACAACAACCATCAAGCAACAAAACGTCCGCCCCACCGATTCCGCTGCCTCGCACACCGCCCTCCTCCGTTCACCTCCGTGATACCTCCGTATACCTCTGTGTCAAGCTTCTGAAAAGCACGACACGGAGGTACACGGAGGCGGCACGGAGGAGCACGGAGAAAAGCCTCTGATAGGCTACTTGCGCTGCAGCACGTTGTTCTGCGACCCGCCATCGACGCGGACGGCGCTGACAATCCCTACGTTCTCCCGGAAGACGAAGCGGACGCCGCTCCACACGAAGGTGTTGTTGCCGACGTATGTCAACGCGCGCCTGGCGCCGCGGAACTGGGCCGACACGACGCCCTTCTCCACGATCACGGTGAGCAACTGCGGGCCACCGCGGCCGCGCCCTGCATACGTCCCGGCAAATCGATTCACGTCGCCATCGACCGGAACCGCCGGCACCGGCACCGCACCCAGCACCGCCTCGGCGATCGCCTCGGCCGCCTCGCTCGGCCCCCTGGGACCGGAGACGTTGTAGAGGACTACGATGCTCAGCGACTCGTTGGGGAAGTACAGGTTCTCCGACGTCCACCCGTTGATTCCGCCGCCATGGCGAATCGCCTTGCGCCCCATCACGCGCGGAAAGGCGAGCCCCTTCGCGTAGCCGACGCGGTAGCCGTCGTTGAGCGTGTCGGGCGAGAGCATCTCCTGGTAGGCGGCCGCGCCGAGGATCTTGCGCGTGCGATGCAGCGCCTCGTTCCACGCCACGAGATCGTGCGCCGTGCTGCATAACGAGCCAGCCGCGAACGGCCACACGTGACTCATCGCACGCTTCTGGATGGCGCCCTTGCTCCCCCAGTCGTAACCGCTGGTCTTGTTGGGCCGCACGTCGACTTCACTGCAGTAGTGCGACGCGCTCATCCCCGCCGGGGCAAACAGCTTCTGCTGCACATACGCGGCGTACGGCATCCCGCTCGCCTTCTCGATCACGAGCCCCATGAGGAAGAATGCCGAGTTGTTGTAGATCTGCTCCTCGCCCGGCTCGAAGTCATACGGCCACTTCTCGATCAGGCGCAGCAGCGTGTCCCTGGGGAGCGCCAGCGGGAAGAGCGCGCGCGCCTCGGGAATCTCGGTGTAGCTGCGAATGCCCGACGTGTGATCGAGGAGGCGGCGCAGCGGGATCTTCCGCCCCTTGGTGTTGAACTCGGGGACCCATTTCCCGATGTCGTCATCGAGCGAGAGCCTCCCCTGTTCCACCAGCTGCATCACGGCGGCGCCGGTGAACTGCTTGGTGACCGAGCCGATCTCGTAGATGGCACCTGGCGGGGTGGCGACGCCGAGTTCGAGGTTTGCCTTGCCGTATCCCTTCGCGGCGATCGTGTCGCGCCCGCGCACGACGGCGATCGAGGCACCCACAACCTGTCCGCTGGCGATTTGCGCCTGCATGATCGAATCGATGCGCGAGGCGAGTTGCGCCGCCGGTGCGCGCGCCGGTCGCTGCGCCGCCGCCTGGATTGTCGTGAGGGCCGCCGCCGCGAGCGCGAACAGGGCGGTAGTTCGGGCGATGTGGCACACGGGGCGCATGGGGGCGGGGACGAGTGGTGAAGCGAAGGCCAGCGCGGCTCGAATATGCCGGCCGCGCCAGCGCACGGCGAGCGTGGCGCGTTTCGGATGGTGACTCGTGCCGCCGTCACCGTCTGGTCGCGCGAGCGTCGCCGCCCCATGTTCTCCCCATGAAGACTCGTCGCGATTTCGTGCATCACGCCGCCGTCCTCACGGCCGCCTCGGTCGCTTCCGTCACCGCGGCCAACTCGCTCGCCGCAGCCCCGCCAATGGACGCCGATGAGGCGCGCGCGCTGCTCGACGCCCCGCTGGCCCCGCCGGAGGGCGATCCCGGCCAGACGGCACGTGATGAGGCGTATTGGCGCAAGGTCGCGGCCCGCTATCGCATCCTCGACGCCCCGGTGAACCTCGAGGCCGGCTACTTCGGGATGATGGCGGCGCCGGTGTTGGCGTCGTATCACCAGGCCATCGACCAGGTGAACCGCGCCAGTTCGTACTTCGCGCGCCGAGAGTATCCGCGGCTGTTCGCGGCGGCGCGCGACCGCGTGGCATCGGCGTTAGGTGTTGCTCCTGGCGAGGTCGCGCTCACGCGCGGGGCCACCGAGGCGTTGCAGGCACTCATCGGGCAGTACAACGGCGTCAGGGCGGGCGATCGCGTCCTGTACGCGGATCTCGACTACAACGCGATGCAGTGGGCAATGAACGCCCTCGCGCAGCGCACCGGCGCGACGGTGGCCAGGTTCGACATCCCGGAGCCGGCCACCTTCGACAACGTGATTGCAGCGTATGAGGCGGCGCTCGACGCCAACCCGCGCACGCGACTCCTCCTCCTCACGCACTGCAACAACAAGACGGGGCTCATCATCCCCGTGAAGGAAATCGCGGCGCTC includes:
- a CDS encoding beta-lactamase family protein; translation: MRPVCHIARTTALFALAAAALTTIQAAAQRPARAPAAQLASRIDSIMQAQIASGQVVGASIAVVRGRDTIAAKGYGKANLELGVATPPGAIYEIGSVTKQFTGAAVMQLVEQGRLSLDDDIGKWVPEFNTKGRKIPLRRLLDHTSGIRSYTEIPEARALFPLALPRDTLLRLIEKWPYDFEPGEEQIYNNSAFFLMGLVIEKASGMPYAAYVQQKLFAPAGMSASHYCSEVDVRPNKTSGYDWGSKGAIQKRAMSHVWPFAAGSLCSTAHDLVAWNEALHRTRKILGAAAYQEMLSPDTLNDGYRVGYAKGLAFPRVMGRKAIRHGGGINGWTSENLYFPNESLSIVVLYNVSGPRGPSEAAEAIAEAVLGAVPVPAVPVDGDVNRFAGTYAGRGRGGPQLLTVIVEKGVVSAQFRGARRALTYVGNNTFVWSGVRFVFRENVGIVSAVRVDGGSQNNVLQRK
- a CDS encoding aminotransferase class V-fold PLP-dependent enzyme — protein: MKTRRDFVHHAAVLTAASVASVTAANSLAAAPPMDADEARALLDAPLAPPEGDPGQTARDEAYWRKVAARYRILDAPVNLEAGYFGMMAAPVLASYHQAIDQVNRASSYFARREYPRLFAAARDRVASALGVAPGEVALTRGATEALQALIGQYNGVRAGDRVLYADLDYNAMQWAMNALAQRTGATVARFDIPEPATFDNVIAAYEAALDANPRTRLLLLTHCNNKTGLIIPVKEIAALAHARGVDVVVDAAHSFGQVPLSLADLGADFVGINLHKWIGAPVGAGALYIRADKLERIDRAHADESAPLTSIASRIHTGTTHFATVMTIPAALDFQASIGIEHKSARLRFLRDRWAVPARAIAGVDVLTPDDPRMVGALTAFRIRGRGDRDSNLALARTLLDEFGIFTFARTGIARGDCVRVTPALYNTPADADRLVRALQLLATR